A window of Paremcibacter congregatus contains these coding sequences:
- a CDS encoding Rrf2 family transcriptional regulator, with translation MKLTAFTDYSLRLMMYVAVHDERLVSINEVSEVFDISRNHLMKIVHELGKGGYLQTVRGKNGGFRLGRPAAEINVGQLVRYTEEDMSIVECFSQETSNCKIAASCKLSIALSQALKAFLTVLDGYTLADLSSGVVFPEFLGAATRGRKIPEAISSDRA, from the coding sequence ATGAAATTAACTGCCTTTACGGATTATTCCCTGCGTTTGATGATGTATGTGGCAGTGCATGATGAACGTTTGGTGTCGATCAATGAGGTTTCCGAAGTCTTTGATATTTCCCGTAACCATTTGATGAAGATCGTGCATGAGCTGGGCAAGGGGGGATATTTGCAAACCGTGCGCGGAAAGAATGGCGGGTTTCGTTTGGGGCGGCCTGCGGCCGAGATCAACGTTGGTCAACTGGTCCGCTATACGGAAGAAGATATGTCCATCGTTGAATGTTTCAGTCAGGAAACCTCAAACTGCAAGATTGCGGCAAGCTGTAAGCTGTCCATTGCGCTCAGTCAGGCCTTAAAAGCCTTTCTCACGGTCCTTGACGGCTATACGCTTGCTGATCTCAGCAGTGGTGTGGTGTTTCCGGAATTCCTTGGCGCCGCCACCAGGGGCCGCAAAATTCCGGAAGCGATATCGTCCGACAGGGCCTAG
- a CDS encoding putative O-glycosylation ligase, exosortase A system-associated — protein MRDIFIFSAVLCILLATLRKPQIGILGWLWLSIMNPHKEAFGWIYSLPVLDMIAGVTFISVLINFKKAEKAMFHPIAIILLIFYFWACMSTIFATSFDLSFPRWIYFSKTMVFILLMLLFLNKKHWIISSIFVFVFAVGLTGAKGGMFTILTGGGYRIWGAPGTAWGDNNGVSLAVLMVTPMIFALKDVLDKKILRLSVYGTSFLSFICILGTQSRGGLVGIIGVSMAFFVRTKHKLVMGVLIFICGLGVLAFMPDSWKSRMETIQTYEQDASASTRIIQWNYAVQLANERPILGHGFYARFHQPLYQKYLTGIDKNRSVHSVYFQILEEQGYVGLFIYLLLMVTAIVSAHKVSKQAKQRDDLKWASSLLYFSQFSIVGFAFNGLTINVAYLDLYYYLLAFIVLLISHVKMELAADHTKTSQQTVLGT, from the coding sequence ATGCGCGATATATTTATTTTCTCCGCAGTGCTCTGCATTTTGCTGGCCACCCTCAGAAAGCCACAGATTGGGATATTAGGCTGGCTCTGGCTATCAATCATGAACCCCCATAAAGAAGCTTTTGGCTGGATTTATTCTTTGCCTGTTCTGGATATGATTGCCGGCGTAACCTTTATCAGCGTTTTGATCAATTTCAAAAAAGCAGAAAAAGCGATGTTTCATCCCATTGCCATTATTCTGCTTATTTTCTATTTTTGGGCCTGCATGTCGACCATATTCGCCACATCATTTGACCTGAGTTTCCCCCGATGGATATATTTCTCGAAAACCATGGTATTCATCCTGTTGATGCTGTTGTTTTTAAATAAAAAACACTGGATTATTTCCTCTATCTTTGTATTTGTTTTTGCCGTTGGCCTGACTGGGGCCAAAGGTGGCATGTTTACTATTCTCACCGGTGGCGGCTATCGCATCTGGGGAGCCCCAGGCACAGCTTGGGGCGACAATAACGGTGTCTCTCTGGCCGTGCTGATGGTTACACCTATGATCTTTGCCCTGAAGGATGTTTTGGACAAAAAAATCCTGCGCCTCAGTGTTTACGGTACCTCGTTCCTGTCATTCATTTGTATTCTTGGCACGCAATCCCGCGGTGGCCTTGTCGGTATTATTGGTGTGAGTATGGCTTTTTTCGTGCGTACGAAACATAAACTGGTCATGGGAGTTCTTATTTTTATTTGTGGTCTCGGCGTGTTGGCCTTTATGCCGGATTCGTGGAAAAGCCGCATGGAAACCATTCAAACCTATGAACAGGATGCGTCCGCCTCCACCCGGATCATACAATGGAACTATGCCGTTCAACTGGCGAACGAGCGTCCAATCCTCGGACATGGGTTCTATGCCCGGTTTCATCAGCCGCTTTATCAAAAATACCTGACCGGCATTGACAAAAACAGATCCGTGCACAGCGTTTACTTCCAAATTCTCGAAGAGCAAGGCTATGTCGGCTTGTTTATTTATCTTCTGCTTATGGTGACAGCTATCGTTTCCGCCCATAAGGTGTCCAAGCAAGCCAAACAACGAGATGACCTCAAATGGGCCAGTTCCCTGCTTTATTTCAGCCAGTTCAGCATCGTAGGCTTTGCTTTCAATGGGCTAACCATTAATGTAGCCTATCTGGACCTGTATTATTATCTCCTCGCTTTCATTGTTCTGTTGATCAGCCATGTCAAAATGGAACTGGCCGCAGACCACACAAAAACCTCACAACAAACTGTACTTGGGACTTGA
- a CDS encoding CoA transferase subunit A, producing MKKTYTDAASALEGVLKDGMTIMAGGFGLCGIPENLITALRDSGVKDITAISNNAGVDDFGLGLLLQTRQIKKMISSYVGENKEFERQYLAQELDLEFNPQGTLAERCRAGGAGIPGFYTKTGVGTLIAEGKEHKEFNGETYIMETGLVADVSLVKAWKGDKEGNLIYRKTARNLNPNMATAGKITIAEVEELVEVGELDPDEIHTPGIYVQRIIQSKDLEKRIEKVTTRTRGE from the coding sequence ATGAAGAAAACCTATACAGACGCCGCATCGGCCCTGGAAGGCGTGCTGAAAGACGGCATGACCATCATGGCCGGCGGATTTGGCCTCTGCGGCATCCCAGAAAACCTGATCACTGCTCTGCGGGACAGTGGCGTAAAAGATATTACCGCCATCAGTAATAACGCCGGTGTTGATGATTTCGGGCTTGGGCTGCTCCTGCAGACACGGCAAATCAAGAAAATGATTTCTTCATATGTCGGGGAAAACAAGGAATTCGAACGCCAGTATCTGGCACAAGAGCTGGACCTTGAATTCAACCCTCAGGGCACTCTTGCCGAGCGATGCCGCGCCGGCGGGGCCGGCATTCCCGGGTTTTACACAAAGACCGGGGTCGGCACCTTAATCGCAGAAGGTAAAGAACATAAAGAATTTAACGGTGAAACCTACATCATGGAAACCGGTCTGGTGGCCGATGTTTCACTGGTGAAGGCCTGGAAAGGTGATAAGGAAGGCAATCTGATTTACAGAAAAACGGCCCGTAACCTGAATCCCAATATGGCCACAGCAGGCAAAATCACCATTGCCGAAGTCGAAGAGTTGGTCGAAGTCGGCGAACTGGACCCAGACGAAATTCACACACCGGGCATTTACGTTCAGCGCATCATCCAGTCGAAAGACCTGGAAAAGCGCATCGAAAAAGTTACCACCCGGACAAGAGGAGAATAA
- a CDS encoding invasion associated locus B family protein, which translates to MKRIFSVFLCVLFSALLGANAALADSRQLLGTYRDWDAFLLKKTNGEKVCYMISIPKSATPKSLKHGNPFLTVSHKPARKIKNEVNFVVGYNFKKNSRVSMKIDKNRPFRLFTEGDGAWGDDVKADNTMAQAMKRGSTMVMSAQSGRGNNTSYRFSLSGFTAAHNAITKACH; encoded by the coding sequence TTGAAAAGAATTTTTAGCGTATTTTTATGTGTACTGTTCAGCGCTCTTTTGGGCGCAAATGCGGCCTTGGCGGATAGTCGCCAGTTGCTTGGGACCTATCGGGACTGGGACGCGTTTTTGTTGAAGAAAACGAATGGCGAAAAAGTCTGCTACATGATTTCTATTCCCAAATCAGCGACACCGAAAAGCCTGAAACACGGCAATCCGTTCCTGACAGTTTCTCATAAGCCGGCGCGGAAAATTAAGAATGAAGTTAATTTTGTGGTCGGGTATAATTTTAAGAAAAATTCCCGGGTATCTATGAAAATAGATAAAAACCGGCCGTTCCGGTTGTTTACAGAAGGGGACGGCGCCTGGGGAGATGATGTGAAGGCAGACAATACCATGGCCCAGGCAATGAAGCGGGGCAGCACCATGGTGATGTCTGCACAGAGTGGTCGTGGCAATAACACCAGTTATCGTTTTTCTCTGTCTGGCTTCACCGCCGCTCATAATGCGATCACCAAAGCCTGCCATTAG
- a CDS encoding CoA transferase subunit B, whose protein sequence is MAWTREDMARRAAQELKDGFYVNLGIGIPTLVANYIPEGVEVTLQSENGMLGMGPFPYEEEVDPDLINAGKQTITELPSTSYFSSADSFAMIRGGHINLSILGAMQVSEKGDLANWMIPGKMVKGMGGAMDLVAGVKKVVIIMDHNARDGSPKLLHECNLPLTGVGVVDMVITDVGVFTIDETGITLTELAPDVTIEEARERTEANFKVSEAVS, encoded by the coding sequence ATGGCCTGGACAAGAGAAGACATGGCCCGCAGAGCCGCCCAGGAACTGAAAGACGGCTTCTACGTTAATCTGGGCATCGGCATTCCCACCCTCGTCGCCAATTACATTCCCGAAGGTGTCGAAGTCACCCTGCAGAGTGAAAACGGCATGCTGGGCATGGGCCCCTTCCCTTATGAGGAAGAAGTCGACCCGGACCTGATCAACGCTGGTAAGCAGACCATCACCGAACTGCCAAGCACCAGTTATTTTTCCTCTGCTGACAGTTTTGCCATGATCCGCGGCGGGCATATCAACCTGAGCATCCTCGGCGCCATGCAGGTGTCGGAAAAAGGCGATCTCGCCAACTGGATGATCCCTGGGAAAATGGTAAAAGGCATGGGCGGTGCTATGGATCTGGTGGCGGGCGTGAAAAAAGTCGTCATTATCATGGATCACAATGCCCGCGATGGCAGCCCCAAACTGCTCCACGAATGCAACTTGCCGCTGACCGGGGTTGGCGTGGTTGATATGGTGATTACCGACGTTGGCGTTTTCACCATTGACGAAACAGGCATTACCCTGACGGAACTTGCCCCCGACGTCACCATTGAGGAAGCCCGCGAACGCACCGAAGCCAATTTCAAAGTCTCCGAGGCCGTTTCCTAA
- the wecB gene encoding non-hydrolyzing UDP-N-acetylglucosamine 2-epimerase has protein sequence MTKKIIHLIAAARPNFMKIAPLYHALNRQDWCTPRIIHTGQHYDANMSDSIFADLMLPQPHFHLGIGSGTHAHQIGNVMMKYEQIVLEQERPDFLVVVGDVNPTAACSQVATKLHIPVAHLEAGLRSGDRRMPEEINRLVTDAICDALWTPSPDADENLKREGHPDSRVVRVGNIMMDSFELLRDKIEAEKSPEKFGLEEGNYGVVTLHRPSNVDGYDTLKKLVDQLIEVSQKIQLIFAVHPRTRNSLQEHGFWDGLQEVKGLKLVEPVSYTPFMSLVKSAKLIITDSGGIQEETTYLNIPCLTLRENTERPITITEGTNKLVPLEELQEHVDQVLRGEWRTGHKPDLWDGKTADRVVAEIHKALF, from the coding sequence ATGACCAAAAAAATCATTCACCTCATTGCCGCGGCACGCCCTAACTTTATGAAGATTGCCCCGCTGTATCATGCCCTGAACCGTCAGGACTGGTGCACGCCACGCATCATTCATACAGGCCAACATTACGATGCCAATATGTCTGACAGTATCTTTGCAGACCTTATGTTGCCACAGCCACACTTCCATCTGGGCATCGGCAGTGGCACTCACGCCCATCAGATCGGCAACGTGATGATGAAGTATGAACAGATTGTTCTGGAACAGGAACGCCCCGATTTTCTTGTCGTCGTTGGCGATGTCAATCCCACTGCGGCATGCTCTCAGGTTGCAACCAAACTGCATATTCCTGTCGCTCATTTAGAAGCAGGTCTGCGCAGCGGCGACAGACGTATGCCGGAAGAAATCAACCGCCTGGTTACGGACGCCATTTGTGATGCATTATGGACTCCGTCTCCTGATGCCGACGAAAACCTTAAACGTGAAGGCCATCCGGACAGCCGTGTGGTGCGGGTCGGCAATATCATGATGGACTCCTTCGAACTTCTCCGTGACAAGATCGAAGCCGAGAAATCACCGGAAAAATTCGGCCTGGAAGAAGGCAATTACGGGGTTGTTACCCTGCATCGTCCTTCCAATGTCGATGGCTATGATACATTAAAAAAACTTGTTGATCAGTTGATCGAAGTATCCCAGAAAATCCAGCTGATTTTCGCCGTTCACCCGCGCACACGCAACAGCCTGCAGGAACATGGTTTCTGGGATGGTCTGCAGGAGGTAAAAGGTCTTAAACTGGTGGAGCCTGTGAGCTATACCCCGTTTATGAGCCTGGTCAAATCAGCAAAACTGATCATTACGGATTCCGGCGGCATTCAGGAAGAAACCACCTATCTCAATATCCCTTGTCTGACCCTTCGGGAAAATACCGAACGCCCCATTACCATTACCGAAGGCACCAATAAACTGGTGCCGCTGGAAGAGTTGCAGGAACATGTAGACCAGGTGTTGCGTGGTGAGTGGCGGACAGGTCACAAACCGGACCTGTGGGATGGCAAAACCGCCGACCGTGTGGTGGCGGAAATTCATAAGGCGCTGTTCTAG
- a CDS encoding polysaccharide deacetylase family protein — protein MPKTPTLTVVIDTEEEFDWAAPFDRESRSVDNIGHQHLAQTIFRKYDIVPTYCIDYPVVENQAAVAVLKNLADKGECLIGTHLHPWVSPPYEEEVNRVNSYAGNLPYQLEKDKLSYLTDAIEKAMGTRPTIFKAGRYGAGPHTAEILSELGYLVDCSVVADTNFSYDHGPNFIGLSSQPYWFEGWEYNILELPNTRGYDGLLARWGSTIYPRIAGASGLRSLMAGVLVKSGLLERIPLTPEGIRAADQIRMVRRMTAVGKTYFNYAYHSSSLMLGGAPYVKTAEDLDLFLADMDQFFDFFLTEFGGQHKTPLEMHEILS, from the coding sequence ATGCCGAAGACCCCGACTTTGACCGTTGTTATTGATACAGAGGAAGAGTTTGACTGGGCGGCGCCGTTTGATCGGGAGAGCCGTTCGGTTGACAATATTGGTCATCAACATCTGGCACAGACGATTTTCAGGAAATATGATATTGTTCCGACTTACTGTATTGATTATCCGGTGGTGGAGAATCAGGCGGCGGTCGCCGTACTGAAAAATCTGGCGGATAAAGGAGAATGCCTTATCGGGACGCATTTGCATCCGTGGGTATCCCCGCCTTATGAGGAGGAAGTCAATCGGGTGAATTCCTATGCAGGCAATCTGCCATATCAATTGGAAAAGGATAAGCTCTCCTATTTGACGGATGCAATTGAAAAGGCGATGGGAACCCGCCCAACTATTTTTAAGGCTGGCCGATATGGTGCAGGACCACACACGGCGGAAATATTGAGTGAGTTGGGGTATCTTGTTGATTGCAGTGTGGTGGCGGATACCAATTTTTCTTATGATCATGGTCCGAATTTTATTGGACTTTCAAGTCAACCCTATTGGTTTGAAGGGTGGGAATATAACATTCTGGAATTGCCGAATACCCGGGGATATGATGGATTGCTGGCCCGGTGGGGCAGCACCATTTATCCCAGAATTGCCGGGGCTTCCGGCTTAAGATCTCTGATGGCGGGTGTGCTGGTTAAATCCGGCCTGCTGGAACGTATTCCTTTGACCCCGGAGGGAATACGGGCGGCTGATCAAATTCGCATGGTGCGACGTATGACGGCGGTGGGCAAGACTTATTTTAATTATGCCTATCATAGTTCTTCTCTGATGTTGGGGGGGGCACCCTACGTGAAAACGGCAGAGGATCTGGACTTATTTCTTGCGGATATGGATCAGTTCTTTGATTTCTTCCTCACTGAATTCGGGGGGCAGCACAAGACGCCATTGGAGATGCACGAAATTCTATCTTAA
- the rlmN gene encoding 23S rRNA (adenine(2503)-C(2))-methyltransferase RlmN, producing MRTLPLGTEPTVVARPMLDVEKTLVGLDRAEIGDRLRDIGIPEKQIKMRTTQVWHWIYHQGVKSFDEMLNVSKDIRQKLADNFTIGRPEIIEALVSKDGTRKWLMKFPDGNEVETVFIPDEQRDRGTLCVSSQVGCTLTCKFCHTGTQRLVRNLTPAEIVMQFMVARDHLGEWPTPSEGRVLSSVVMMGMGEPLYNFDNVKKALKIIMDEQGISLSRRRITLSTSGVVPEMKRCGEEIGVNLAVSLHAVNNDVRNEIMPINKKYPLEELLAACRDYPGAKMSRKITFEYIMLKDINDSDEDARNLVKLLNKYGIYAKVNLIPFNPWPGSDYQRSDDDRVRKFSEYVFDAGISAPIRTPRGEDILAACGQLKSESEKQRKSEILRLEKEAMVATD from the coding sequence ATGCGAACGTTACCCCTTGGAACAGAGCCGACAGTAGTTGCGCGGCCTATGCTGGATGTGGAAAAGACTCTGGTCGGGCTTGACCGGGCGGAAATCGGTGACCGACTGCGTGATATTGGCATTCCGGAAAAGCAGATCAAGATGCGTACGACCCAGGTCTGGCACTGGATCTATCATCAGGGCGTTAAAAGCTTTGACGAGATGCTGAATGTGTCCAAGGATATCCGCCAGAAACTAGCGGATAATTTTACCATTGGCCGGCCAGAAATTATCGAAGCGCTGGTTTCGAAAGACGGCACCCGCAAATGGCTGATGAAATTCCCGGACGGTAACGAGGTCGAGACGGTCTTCATTCCTGATGAGCAACGTGACCGTGGTACTCTCTGTGTTTCTTCACAAGTCGGCTGCACCCTGACCTGCAAGTTCTGTCATACGGGTACCCAGAGACTGGTGCGTAATCTGACGCCTGCGGAAATCGTTATGCAATTTATGGTCGCCCGGGACCATCTAGGCGAATGGCCAACCCCGTCGGAAGGCCGGGTTCTGTCCAGCGTTGTGATGATGGGCATGGGAGAGCCTCTCTATAACTTTGACAATGTCAAAAAAGCTCTGAAGATCATTATGGACGAGCAGGGCATCAGCCTGTCCCGCCGTCGGATCACCTTGTCCACATCTGGCGTGGTGCCGGAAATGAAGCGCTGCGGCGAAGAGATTGGCGTTAACCTGGCAGTCTCCCTGCATGCGGTTAATAACGATGTTCGCAACGAAATCATGCCGATCAACAAGAAATATCCGCTGGAGGAATTGCTTGCGGCATGTCGTGACTATCCCGGCGCCAAGATGTCACGCAAGATTACCTTTGAGTATATTATGTTGAAAGACATCAACGACAGCGATGAAGATGCGCGTAATCTGGTCAAGTTATTGAATAAATATGGCATTTATGCCAAGGTAAACCTCATCCCGTTCAACCCGTGGCCGGGATCAGATTACCAGCGTTCTGATGATGATCGGGTCCGGAAATTTTCTGAGTATGTCTTTGATGCGGGGATTTCAGCCCCGATCCGTACCCCGCGCGGCGAAGATATTCTCGCGGCCTGCGGACAATTGAAATCAGAGTCCGAAAAACAGCGTAAAAGCGAAATTTTGCGTCTGGAAAAAGAGGCTATGGTGGCAACGGATTAA